A genomic region of Maniola hyperantus chromosome 5, iAphHyp1.2, whole genome shotgun sequence contains the following coding sequences:
- the LOC117982485 gene encoding catalase-like → MLALTSILLAMATASRAGNISTSFSKHDPVADQIELFKEKYADPIGIMTTSSGAPISYSDATNSLNSVLTNNDYFIDSLTHFNRERIPERVVHDKGGGAFGYFEVTQDIHDICKAEMLSKIGKKTPVAVRFSSLTPEKGGSDVLREARGFAVKFYTKDGNFDIVGLNIPIFTIKDPLKFPNFAHAVKRNPSTNLRDSKTFWDFTTLNPESFFHLLFQFGDRGIPASYVNMPGFSIHTYQVENEHGEKHFVRFHFIPDAGIKNLTTEEARKIAAEDLDYFNRILYRAIANGEFPSWTVSVQVLTMKDVKKSRYDVFDVTRLISLKKHPLKEVGKLILDKNPKNFFAEIEQLAFCPGNLVPGILGDPSKFFEARRFLYKDAQNYRLGANFNKISVNCPYRTKTLTYNRDGAAPVKDNGGDISNYYPNSFNGPVPYTNTHKSGLISIVENPEPNNFEQATELYVNEITSDERSRLVTNIVSTLKLSTVVTQTRAVDIFKRIHPDLGRRVAQGLKENHMLLDSV, encoded by the exons ATGCTTGCATTAACATCAATTCTGCTAGCTATGGCTACTGCTTCAAGAGCTGGAAATATTTCTACGTCTTTTAGCAAGCATGATCCCGTTGCAGATCAAATTGAACTTTTTAAGGAGAAATATGCG GATCCTATTGGAATTATGACAACCAGTAGCGGAGCGCCAATCTCTTACAGCGACGCAACAAATTCGTTGAATTCAGTTCTAACGAATAACGATTATTTTATAGATAGTTTAACTCACTTTAACCGGGAAAGAATCCCAGAAAGAGTGGTTCACGACAAGGGCGGAGGAGCTTTTGGTTATTTTGAAGTCACTCAAGACATACACGATATTTGTAAAGCTGAAATGTTAAGCAAAATAGGAAAGAAAACTCCCGTTGCAGTTCGTTTTTCGTCCTTAACACCTGAGAAAGGAGGTAGCGATGTATTAAGAGAGGCTCGAGGTTTTGCAGTTAAATTCTATACAAAAGACGGGAATTTTGATATAGTAGGATTAAATATTCCAATATTTACTATAAAAGATCCACTTAAATTCCCCAACTTTGCTCACGCGGTAAAGCGTAATCCGTCAACCAATCTCAGAGATTCTAAAACTTTTTGGGACTTTACTACATTAAACCCTGAGAGTTTTTTTCATCTTTTATTTCAATTCGGAGATCGTGGGATTCCTGCTAGTTATGTGAATATGCCTGGCTTTAGTATTCATACTTATCAAGTTGAAAACGAACACGGAGAAAAACATTTTGTTAGATTTCATTTCATACCTGATGCtggaataaaaaatttaacgaCAGAGGAAGCCAGAAAAATCGCGGCTGAAGATCTTGattattttaatagaattttGTACAGAGCTATTGCAAATGGTGAGTTTCCTAGCTGGACAGTCAGCGTTCAGGTGTTAACTATGAAAGATGTTAAAAAATCTCGGTACGACGTGTTTGACGTCACAAGACTAATTTCTTTGAAAAAACATCCTTTAAAAGAAGTGGGTAAGCTGATACTAGATAAGAATCCTAAAAATTTCTTTGCCGAAATAGAGCAGTtggctttttgtcccggaaatttGGTCCCTGGTATCCTCGGAGATCCAAGTAAGTTTTTTGAAGCACGTCGTTTCTTGTATAAGGATGCTCAAAATTACCGTTTGGGTGCCAACTTCAATAAAATATCTGTAAACTGTCCTTATCGCACCAAAACACTAACATATAATAGAGACGGAGCCGCTCCAGTCAAAGACAATGGAGGAGATATTTCGAATTACTATCCAAACTCATTTAACGGCCCAGTTCCGTATACGAATACTCATAAGTCTGGACTAATTAGCATAGTTGAAAACCCAGAACCAAATAATTTCGAGCAAGCAACTGAATTGTATGTAAACGAAATTACCAGTGATGAACGAAGTCGATTAGTTACTAATATAGTTTCCACTTTGAAATTAAGTACAGTAGTAACTCAGACAAGAGCAGTggacatttttaaaagaattcaCCCAGATCTAGGTCGTCGAGTAGCGCAAGGGTTGAAAGAAAATCATATGTTATTGGATTCAGTATGA
- the LOC117982487 gene encoding catalase-like has product MQFYAYNRIRTRQLISSGDLDKNRPNVLTTSGGAPVCYADATSALNTNLINNEHFLGMMSNLVRERTPERAVHGQGTGAFGFFVVTHDISHICKADFLKKVGQKTPIAIRFATSGGNKGSADLVLDNRGYSLKFYTREGNFDVAGFNVPVSPFKDPLGGHIITRTARLNPATNAPDANMAWDRATLVPESLHQLMYTYSGRGIPASYRNMPGYPVHTYQVENENGDQYFIRFHFLPDAGIKYMKAEEARKIRADDHHYLTKDLYRAIGKGDFPSWTCKVQILTEADVENEGAHNVFDITKIIPEDRYPLYEVGKLVLNRNAKNFHAEIEQLAFCPCNVVPGIYGAPDKVYEARRLIYRDAQVYRLGGNVFNIPVNCPFQTKAYTYNRDGVPPVSGGDGPNYYPNSFNGPEPYKCEHSKGLIKIVEKSGANNFDQARDLYANKLTEEERTTLIQNIVSKLKSVTPSIKKRALKLFTTIHQDLGARLKQEMNIRVCSKKA; this is encoded by the coding sequence CGGCCTAATGTGTTAACTACGAGTGGCGGCGCCCCTGTTTGCTATGCTGACGCTACCAGCGCGTTGAATACCAATTTAATTAATAACGAACACTTCTTGGGCATGATGAGTAATCTTGTACGGGAAAGAACTCCAGAGCGAGCTGTTCATGGACAGGGCACCGGAGCGTTCGGTTTCTTTGTAGTGACACATGATATCTCACATATTTGTAAAGCGGATTTTCTGAAAAAAGTAGGGCAGAAGACGCCAATTGCCATAAGATTTGCCACATCAGGAGGAAACAAAGGAAGTGCTGACTTAGTTTTGGATAATCGAGGCTACTCACTGAAGTTTTATACCCGTGAAGGAAATTTCGACGTAGCTGGATTTAATGTTCCAGTATCTCCATTTAAAGATCCTCTTGGTGGTCATATCATAACTCGTACAGCTAGATTAAATCCAGCAACAAATGCTCCGGATGCTAACATGGCATGGGATCGAGCTACTCTAGTTCCTGAGAGTTTACACCAGCTAATGTATACATACTCCGGTCGCGGTATTCCAGCTAGTTATCGAAATATGCCTGGTTATCCAGTTCATACGTATCaggttgaaaatgaaaatggggATCAATACTTCATCAGATTTCATTTCTTGCCAGATGCTGGTATCAAATACATGAAAGCTGAGGAAGCTAGAAAAATTAGAGCGGACGATCATCATTATTTAACAAAAGATTTATACCGAGCAATTGGCAAAGGTGATTTCCCATCTTGGACTTGTAAAGTACAGATCTTAACAGAAGCTGACGTTGAAAATGAAGGAGCCCACAATGTATTTGATATCACAAAGATTATTCCTGAAGATCGTTATCCATTATATGAAGTCGGTAAATTAGTTTTGAATAGAAATGCTAAAAACTTCCATGCAGAAATAGAACAGCTAGCCTTTTGTCCGTGTAATGTTGTGCCAGGTATATATGGAGCACCAGATAAGGTATATGAAGCGCGTCGATTGATCTATAGAGACGCACAAGTATACCGTTTGGGAGGAAATGTATTTAACATTCCTGTTAACTGTCCATTCCAAACCAAAGCTTATACTTATAATAGAGATGGTGTGCCTCCAGTTAGTGGAGGTGACGGGCCTAACTACTATCCTAATTCATTTAATGGCCCTGAGCCGTATAAGTGCGAACATAGTAAaggtttaattaaaattgtagaAAAAAGCGGTGCAAATAACTTCGACCAAGCTAGAGATTTATACGCCAACAAACTGACTGAAGAGGAACGAACTACGTTGATTCAAAATATAGTGTCTAAGTTGAAGTCCGTGACTCCCTCTATTAAAAAGAGAGCACTAAAACTATTTACCACTATTCATCAAGATTTAGGCGCTCGCTTAAAACAAGAAATGAACATACGAGTGTGTTCTAAAAAGGCTTAA
- the LOC117982489 gene encoding catalase-like, protein MSNLVRMLALLLLVAASVGASDNEEWSADGYNSGETQSSPSDGVPICYADATNKYSIPLINDDAFMDGITKINRERLPERLVHAKGTGAFGYFEVTHDISHICKADFLKKVGKKTPVVLRLSTGGRERGSSDLLQDSRGYSVRFYTEEGNFDILGFHTEMYFYKDPLRFSTIVHGVKRTPASNLLDLNTFWDAVTLIPDSLNFFVRIFSDRGIPASYRNMPGHSIHTYQIENDSGDYHFVRFHFIPDAGVKTLNVQDAMTLGATDPDYAIRDLYEAINKGEFPSWTVSAQILTKADVKKIGPRCFDVTRLIRTDEFPLHPIGKIVLNKNAENFQNDIEKLALCPCNLVPGILGAPDKIFESRAQIYHDTQLYRLGKNHNKIPVNCPLRTIFTYNRDGMPPVGNNDGNAPNYYPNSFGGPQPYDKESYSNKTCKGSGLIKIIENKGVDNLDQVADFYNELTNEGRTILIENLKTPLLMVHDFIQKRALRRVTQCTTRRAASRKNPLSSSDTSPGVRVIAAVASRSYGAGRRIPEGKRVGCVMD, encoded by the exons ATGTCGAATCTCGTCAGGATGCTTGCCTTACTTCTGCTGGTAGCCGCATCAGTGGGCGCATCAGATAATGAAGAATGGAGTGCAGACGGGTACAACTCGGGTGAGACCCAA AGTTCACCAAGTGACGGCGTACCTATTTGCTACGCTGATGCAACGAACAAGTACAGTATACCATTAATTAACGATGACGCCTTTATGGATGGTATTACGAAAATAAATAGAGAGAGACTTCCAGAACGCCTTGTACATGCAAAAGGCACTGGAGCATTCGGTTATTTTGAAGTAACACACGACATCTCACATATTTGTAAAGCTGACTTTCTGAAGAAAGTAGGAAAGAAGACGCCAGTTGTATTAAGACTTTCAACCGGAGGACGAGAGCGTGGAAGTTCTGACCTGCTTCAGGACAGTCGAGGCTACTCGGTGAGATTTTATACGGAAGAAGGAAACTTTGATATACTTGGTTTTCACACggaaatgtatttttataaagatCCACTTCGTTTTAGTACTATTGTGCATGGGGTGAAGAGAACACCAGCTTCCAATCTGTTGGATTTGAATACATTTTGGGACGCAGTCACTTTAATTCCCGATTcattaaacttttttgtaagaATTTTCTCTGATAGAGGTATACCTGCCAGTTACAGAAATATGCCTGGACATTCGATTCATACGTATCAGATTGAAAACGACTCTGGCGATTACCATTTTGTTAGATTTCATTTCATACCAGATGCTGGCGTTAAGACCTTGAACGTTCAGGACGCTATGACCCTTGGTGCTACTGATCCCGATTATGCAATAAGGGATTTATATGAAGCAATTAACAAAGGGGAATTTCCTTCTTGGACAGTCAGCGCTCAAATCTTAACCAAAGCGGACGTAAAAAAGATTGGACCGAGATGTTTTGATGTTACAAGACTTATTCGTACAGATGAATTTCCTTTACATCCAATTGGCAaaatagttttgaataaaaatgctGAAAATTTCCAGAATGACATAGAAAAGTTGGCTTTATGTCCATGTAATTTAGTACCTGGTATACTTGGAGCACCAGATAAAATATTTGAATCGCGTGCACAAATATATCATGATACCCAATTGTATCGCTTGGGGAAAAATCACAATAAAATTCCTGTTAATTGTCCACTTCGTACTATTTTTACTTATAATAGAGATGGAATGCCTCCAGTTGGAAATAATGATGGAAATGCTCCCAATTACTATCCCAACTCTTTCGGTGGACCTCAACCCTATGATAAGGAAAGCTacagcaacaaaacttgcaaaGGGAGTGGTTTAATCAAAATAATAGAAAACAAAGGGGTTGACAACCTTGATCAAGTTGCAGACTTTTATAATGAACTAACAAATGAGGGACGAACGATATtaatcgaaaatttaaaaacaccATTGCTTATGGTTCATGATTTTATACAAAAGAGAGCAT TACGACGCGTGACGCAATGCACCACGCGACGCGCCGCGTCCAGAAAAAACCCCTTGAGTTCTTCGGACACATCTCCTGGCGTGAGGGTGATTGCAGCGGTCGCCTCGCGATCCTACGGGGCAGGGCGGAGGATACCAGAGGGCAAAAGAGTTGGCTGTGTGATGGACTGA